In one Cloacibacillus sp. genomic region, the following are encoded:
- the dctP gene encoding TRAP transporter substrate-binding protein DctP, with product MQRKGYLKFFIISLAALTLTAVSFLSQATAAPVVLKFAGQNPPEHFATTSMRAIAKEVEQKTNGRVQIRVFPANQLGDYSLVYEELIRGTIEMAAISFPSQFDSRMDMIYIHGYTASYKQVAKAYDPNGWFFKMMDQFNGKLGVKLLGMYLEGMVGMGTVKEIKEPLNPNVDHGVLLRIPNMDVFKTALEGAKFRTISIPFADVYQSMQTGVCDGDTGYSIVAAYTALGDVIKHWYNYNKNTECLGIMISNKVWDKLSKEDRQVLQAAVNKQTALSIKNAEANDKKYLDLMTKRGIKVHTYTPEQLRPMMKAFSNTWEKLDDSKGKALMSDFKNEMKKITDGSK from the coding sequence ATGCAAAGGAAAGGTTATCTCAAGTTCTTCATCATCTCACTTGCCGCGCTTACGCTCACAGCGGTATCCTTCTTATCACAGGCCACGGCCGCGCCGGTAGTACTCAAATTTGCCGGACAAAACCCGCCGGAACACTTTGCTACTACCTCGATGAGGGCGATAGCGAAAGAGGTTGAGCAGAAGACTAACGGCCGAGTCCAGATACGCGTTTTTCCAGCCAACCAGCTGGGCGACTACTCACTCGTATATGAAGAACTTATTCGCGGCACCATAGAGATGGCGGCTATATCCTTTCCGAGCCAGTTCGACAGCAGAATGGATATGATATATATCCACGGGTATACCGCAAGCTATAAGCAGGTGGCTAAAGCCTACGACCCGAACGGCTGGTTCTTTAAAATGATGGATCAGTTTAACGGCAAATTGGGTGTGAAGCTGCTTGGTATGTATCTTGAAGGAATGGTTGGCATGGGGACGGTGAAGGAGATCAAAGAGCCGCTCAATCCAAATGTGGACCACGGAGTGTTGCTGCGCATACCTAACATGGACGTCTTCAAGACGGCGCTGGAAGGTGCGAAGTTCCGTACCATCTCCATACCTTTCGCCGATGTCTATCAGTCGATGCAGACCGGAGTATGCGACGGTGATACGGGTTATTCCATCGTAGCAGCCTACACTGCGTTGGGCGATGTCATAAAGCATTGGTACAACTACAATAAAAATACGGAATGCTTGGGCATAATGATCAGCAATAAGGTATGGGACAAGCTTTCAAAGGAAGATCGTCAGGTACTGCAGGCTGCCGTCAACAAACAGACCGCGCTTTCCATAAAGAACGCGGAGGCAAACGACAAAAAATATCTGGACCTTATGACCAAACGTGGTATAAAAGTCCACACCTACACGCCGGAGCAGCTTCGCCCAATGATGAAGGCTTTCTCAAATACATGGGAAAAACTGGATGACAGCAAGGGAAAAGCTCTCATGAGCGACTTTAAAAATGAAATGAAAAAAATAACAGACGGCTCAAAATAA
- a CDS encoding cobalamin-dependent protein (Presence of a B(12) (cobalamin)-binding domain implies dependence on cobalamin itself, in one of its several forms, or in some unusual lineages, dependence on a cobalamin-like analog.), producing MLIGLQERIGSILKEAELPKAATVLSESRAIASEVKIGRTKFMDKYDVSSELEYKRRCVQEKKIMYHAHIGMNTWASTAEALQGLYGFAEANGFTMDRAGICLDRRMSLPLSLRRSAIQETGPYLATDADWQGVGQAAPIQPHMGDFIIGFPASTTNAVAALRAGVTTVGNLSQFFAHEAPMWKRTDITTVETAKAIGIMGALRAKGTMMHSYLDDGFGALFLDCATSAAWGYLEKYIVEELLGARLAHCIGGLISDPVKRSGWIFALDEIHDHDCVGSMIYGDTISSDPNPEKNRSLTSEYLIWDIMTQLECPTGHAVLPVPFTEALRAPSLDEICEAQLWGRETEKIARGLHPHFDFSASKAFAHSICTKGKRIFKDALSFFEECGVDVKDAVQMLYVLKMIGPRAFEDQLNPGARSGADTYEPPIPNDIFTRTLSHVELWRPYYESCDVCRKLSGVNALIASTDVHEHGLLLIDRLLCAAGAVVQNIGAERNPDEVVSEAAARRVEIIFISSHNGMALEYARSVRDEMEEQNYKVPLCMGGVLNQNIEESVIPVDISADLEAMGVGVVTDLKLLPEKTGQALAVSKETSK from the coding sequence ATGTTGATAGGATTACAGGAACGAATTGGATCAATACTAAAAGAAGCCGAACTGCCAAAGGCGGCAACCGTACTTTCAGAATCCCGCGCCATCGCCTCTGAAGTGAAAATCGGGCGCACTAAATTTATGGACAAGTATGACGTCTCCTCTGAGCTTGAATATAAACGCCGCTGCGTACAAGAGAAAAAGATCATGTACCACGCCCATATCGGCATGAACACATGGGCCAGCACCGCAGAGGCGCTGCAGGGGCTCTACGGTTTCGCAGAAGCAAACGGCTTCACGATGGACAGAGCCGGGATATGCCTTGACCGCAGAATGTCGCTTCCGCTTTCTCTTCGCCGTTCGGCCATACAGGAAACCGGCCCGTATCTTGCCACCGACGCCGACTGGCAGGGCGTTGGACAGGCTGCGCCAATACAGCCGCACATGGGAGATTTTATAATCGGCTTTCCCGCCTCTACGACAAACGCTGTAGCGGCTCTGCGCGCCGGTGTCACTACAGTAGGCAATCTCTCCCAGTTTTTCGCGCACGAAGCGCCTATGTGGAAGAGAACGGATATAACCACTGTCGAGACCGCAAAGGCAATTGGCATAATGGGAGCCTTGCGCGCCAAGGGAACTATGATGCATTCATACCTCGACGACGGTTTTGGCGCGCTCTTTCTTGACTGTGCGACGAGCGCCGCGTGGGGCTATCTTGAAAAATATATAGTGGAGGAGCTTTTGGGAGCGCGCCTCGCCCACTGCATAGGCGGCCTAATCTCAGATCCTGTGAAGCGTTCCGGATGGATATTCGCTCTGGATGAAATACATGACCATGACTGCGTTGGTTCTATGATCTATGGAGATACCATATCTTCCGATCCGAATCCGGAAAAGAACCGCTCTCTTACGTCGGAGTACCTTATATGGGACATCATGACGCAGCTCGAATGCCCCACTGGGCATGCGGTGCTCCCCGTGCCGTTTACCGAGGCGCTTCGCGCGCCGTCGCTTGATGAAATATGCGAGGCGCAGCTTTGGGGTCGTGAGACTGAAAAAATAGCGCGCGGCCTTCATCCGCATTTCGATTTTTCCGCAAGCAAAGCCTTTGCGCATTCTATATGTACTAAGGGCAAAAGGATATTCAAAGACGCACTGTCTTTCTTCGAGGAGTGCGGAGTCGATGTTAAGGATGCTGTCCAAATGCTCTACGTGTTGAAAATGATAGGCCCCAGAGCCTTTGAGGACCAGTTGAACCCGGGAGCGCGCTCCGGCGCTGATACTTACGAGCCGCCGATTCCAAACGACATCTTTACAAGAACGCTGAGTCACGTCGAGTTGTGGCGTCCATATTACGAAAGCTGTGACGTGTGCCGGAAACTTTCAGGGGTCAATGCGCTCATCGCCTCAACTGACGTCCATGAGCACGGACTGCTTTTGATAGACAGGCTGCTTTGTGCGGCAGGCGCCGTAGTGCAGAACATCGGAGCGGAGCGCAACCCAGACGAGGTCGTCTCCGAAGCCGCCGCACGACGTGTCGAAATAATATTCATCAGCTCCCACAACGGTATGGCGTTGGAGTATGCGCGCAGCGTCAGAGACGAGATGGAAGAACAGAATTATAAGGTGCCGCTCTGTATGGGCGGAGTGCTTAACCAGAACATAGAAGAGAGCGTTATCCCAGTTGATATAAGCGCCGATCTTGAAGCAATGGGAGTAGGGGTCGTAACTGACCTGAAGCTTCTCCCGGAGAAGACGGGGCAGGCGCTTGCAGTAAGCAAAGAAACATCAAAATAA
- a CDS encoding hydantoinase/oxoprolinase family protein — MRQEQEIRHKKFTIGIDVGGTNTDGVLYNTEGKYITSSAKISTNHNDYGYSVETVIRKLLCAALPKDIISLNISTTLSTNALLEGKGAPVALVLIGYDDFPHIKDEILKIVSPSATLSIMGGHNGWGKERAPLDIGALANFAKKHVGEYFAISSLYSPRNPSHEIKAAETIKDIGCAGLTCGHEIAHSKLNSVKRTVTSFLNSSLMQSTKHLIHSVKLCAEKFDLDCPLMFLRSDSSLVSGEWCARFPIETIFSGPAASMRGAAVLDDIDEGAAIVADMGGTSTDIGLIREGRPVFSEEGASIGSYQTMIPSLEIYSAALGGDSLVCVDGKSGALVIGPQRAVPVARGGASCAYTPTDALCTLGLYDGNKEASCIASETLGKQLGLSAAEFASAVRNEVSTRLEALFAKKCSSTGMKKICVGAPAAAYVEKAADIRVPHGSGVASAVGAAASSLSLSCSVAIIHSFFDDLYYAFLPDAKLCAPNVYEITAKSKMRLDVYLRRQSQLMGIEKPHVTITEEREYIGKEQNEKSLAKITITGEAVVQNI, encoded by the coding sequence ATGCGGCAAGAACAGGAAATCAGACATAAAAAATTTACGATAGGTATTGATGTCGGAGGAACGAACACGGATGGAGTCCTTTATAACACAGAAGGGAAGTATATCACATCTTCGGCGAAGATTTCCACGAATCATAACGACTATGGATACTCTGTGGAAACTGTCATTAGGAAACTACTTTGCGCTGCGTTGCCTAAGGATATAATATCTCTCAATATTTCTACCACACTTTCGACAAATGCTTTGCTTGAGGGTAAAGGCGCTCCTGTAGCGCTTGTGCTTATTGGCTATGATGATTTCCCTCATATAAAAGACGAGATATTAAAGATTGTTTCCCCATCAGCAACGCTATCCATAATGGGTGGGCATAATGGATGGGGAAAGGAACGCGCCCCGCTTGATATAGGCGCGTTAGCGAACTTTGCAAAAAAGCATGTAGGAGAATATTTTGCCATATCGTCTCTTTATTCGCCGCGCAACCCGTCACATGAGATAAAGGCCGCAGAAACTATAAAAGATATCGGATGTGCAGGATTAACTTGTGGGCATGAGATAGCTCACTCAAAATTAAATTCTGTGAAGCGCACCGTAACCTCATTTTTAAATTCGTCACTTATGCAATCTACGAAGCATCTTATTCATAGTGTAAAGCTTTGCGCCGAAAAATTTGATCTTGACTGTCCACTCATGTTCCTACGTAGTGACAGCTCTCTTGTTTCCGGAGAATGGTGTGCGCGCTTTCCAATAGAGACGATATTTTCTGGGCCCGCAGCCAGTATGCGCGGCGCGGCCGTACTAGATGATATAGATGAGGGCGCGGCGATAGTGGCGGACATGGGGGGCACCTCTACCGACATAGGGCTGATACGCGAAGGGCGTCCGGTGTTTTCCGAGGAGGGTGCGTCCATTGGTTCATATCAGACGATGATACCTTCGCTTGAAATATATTCCGCAGCGCTTGGCGGAGACAGCTTAGTGTGCGTGGATGGAAAGAGCGGCGCCCTTGTCATCGGGCCGCAGCGAGCCGTGCCTGTAGCAAGGGGCGGCGCCTCTTGCGCCTATACGCCTACGGACGCACTCTGTACGCTCGGTTTATATGATGGAAACAAAGAGGCAAGCTGCATCGCGTCAGAAACTTTAGGAAAACAGCTGGGGCTTTCCGCCGCGGAGTTCGCCTCAGCAGTGCGCAATGAGGTCTCTACGCGGCTTGAGGCGCTGTTTGCAAAAAAATGCAGTAGCACCGGAATGAAAAAAATATGTGTCGGGGCGCCGGCGGCTGCCTACGTTGAAAAAGCAGCCGATATCAGAGTCCCCCACGGTTCCGGTGTGGCCAGTGCGGTAGGGGCTGCTGCGAGTTCTCTTTCGCTTTCATGTTCAGTTGCTATCATTCACAGTTTCTTCGACGACCTGTATTATGCCTTTTTGCCAGATGCAAAGCTTTGTGCGCCGAACGTTTACGAAATTACAGCAAAAAGCAAAATGAGGCTTGACGTTTATTTACGGAGGCAATCCCAGTTGATGGGCATTGAAAAGCCGCATGTCACAATAACGGAAGAGCGGGAATACATTGGTAAAGAACAGAACGAAAAAAGCCTTGCCAAAATCACCATAACAGGCGAGGCCGTTGTGCAGAATATATAA
- a CDS encoding pyrroline-5-carboxylate reductase yields MKISFIGAGHITELLINHLTNTSQSIAEKITIADPNAVRCAELKEKFGVRVARNNREAVLQSDFIFVCVQPSIVERVVCDLKETSLDNKILISVSAGISISTYQKELPGAVVARVLPNPPSAVGEGAIPITISGNVQEAQLKNIMELLNLFGKCFAVSEDKIDIFTSLTSPAPVLSFFESMIDASVLCGLDYKTSSAMVFQTIFGCLKLWEENDLDLHPLIIKSCTPAGTSVESLRVMDQMNFRAAVKESYRAAWEKSKSFNNKNHSAGL; encoded by the coding sequence ATGAAGATATCTTTCATAGGAGCAGGGCATATTACCGAGCTGTTGATCAATCATTTAACGAATACCTCACAGTCTATAGCTGAAAAAATTACGATTGCTGATCCTAATGCCGTCCGATGTGCGGAATTAAAAGAAAAATTTGGAGTGAGGGTTGCCAGAAATAATCGTGAGGCAGTATTGCAGTCTGATTTTATTTTTGTCTGTGTGCAACCTTCCATTGTAGAAAGAGTAGTTTGCGATCTTAAAGAAACGTCTCTTGATAATAAGATATTGATTTCAGTAAGTGCGGGCATTTCTATCAGCACCTACCAAAAAGAACTTCCCGGGGCAGTAGTGGCAAGAGTTTTACCTAATCCGCCCAGTGCTGTAGGGGAAGGAGCGATTCCGATCACAATCAGTGGAAATGTCCAAGAGGCGCAACTTAAAAATATAATGGAGCTTTTAAATCTTTTTGGTAAATGTTTTGCAGTGTCTGAAGATAAAATAGATATCTTCACTTCGCTAACTAGCCCAGCTCCTGTGTTGTCATTCTTTGAATCAATGATAGACGCTTCGGTCCTTTGTGGGCTGGACTATAAGACATCATCAGCGATGGTTTTTCAGACAATATTCGGTTGTTTAAAATTATGGGAAGAGAATGACCTTGACCTCCATCCTTTGATAATAAAGTCATGCACACCCGCTGGAACTTCAGTGGAGAGTCTAAGGGTTATGGATCAAATGAATTTTAGAGCCGCCGTGAAAGAATCTTATCGCGCGGCATGGGAAAAATCAAAGAGTTTTAATAACAAGAACCACAGTGCCGGATTATAG
- a CDS encoding TRAP transporter large permease subunit, protein MVFDYTPLYMFLLLMMALAIGIPISFSLLIVALLFGCVLWGTGGVSLAISAVWGTMNNFTLIAIPLFIFMALVLQKARVVEDLYDAFYKWSGPLRGGLAVATILVGAMLGAISGVVAAGVIGLGLIGLPQMTKHGYNRKLGIGSVMAGGTLGQLIPPSTNMVVYGAVTGVSIGGLFAGGITCGLFLAFIYSLYILVRSYFNKELCPALPLNERATTREKIQALRNVFLPSMLILIVLGSILTGMATPTEAAAFGAGGALLLVTLNKKLTRTLVFESSIETMEITAMVCWIIIGASAFGSIFSGIGGNVLISNIAMSLPGGPWAIFTVAVLFIFVLGMFLEPAAMIMLAAPIVSPLISSAGFNPLWWGLIFMVLLQVAYLSPPFGFTLFYMKGAAPKDVTIEEIYSAAIPFILLQMLGLAIIIAFPKIALWLPQLMQN, encoded by the coding sequence ATGGTTTTTGACTATACGCCTCTTTACATGTTCCTATTGCTTATGATGGCGCTTGCCATTGGTATTCCGATCTCATTTTCGCTTCTGATTGTCGCACTGCTTTTTGGTTGTGTCTTATGGGGAACAGGCGGGGTAAGCCTTGCCATCTCGGCGGTTTGGGGTACGATGAATAACTTCACTCTAATCGCGATACCGCTTTTTATATTTATGGCACTCGTGCTGCAAAAGGCGCGGGTTGTAGAAGACTTGTATGACGCGTTCTATAAATGGTCCGGCCCGCTGCGCGGAGGATTGGCTGTTGCAACTATACTTGTAGGCGCTATGCTGGGCGCAATCTCAGGTGTCGTGGCGGCTGGTGTAATTGGGCTTGGATTGATAGGCCTGCCACAGATGACGAAACATGGGTATAACAGAAAGCTTGGCATCGGTTCTGTTATGGCGGGCGGCACCCTTGGACAGCTTATCCCACCTAGCACAAATATGGTTGTATACGGAGCGGTGACAGGTGTATCTATCGGTGGGCTCTTTGCTGGAGGAATTACATGCGGACTCTTTTTGGCTTTTATCTATTCGCTATATATACTGGTGAGAAGTTACTTTAATAAAGAACTTTGTCCAGCGCTGCCTCTAAATGAGAGGGCGACTACAAGAGAAAAAATCCAAGCCCTGCGCAATGTTTTCTTGCCTAGTATGCTTATACTTATAGTGCTAGGTTCTATATTGACGGGAATGGCGACCCCTACCGAGGCTGCGGCTTTCGGCGCCGGTGGCGCTCTTTTGTTGGTGACGTTGAATAAGAAGTTAACTAGAACGCTTGTCTTTGAATCTTCTATAGAAACCATGGAGATAACAGCTATGGTTTGTTGGATAATAATTGGAGCTTCTGCATTTGGTTCCATATTCTCGGGGATCGGAGGCAACGTCCTGATCAGCAATATCGCAATGAGTTTGCCCGGCGGCCCGTGGGCTATATTCACGGTAGCGGTGTTATTTATTTTTGTTCTTGGCATGTTTCTGGAACCAGCCGCAATGATAATGCTCGCGGCCCCGATAGTCTCTCCTCTTATATCCAGTGCTGGATTCAACCCACTGTGGTGGGGATTGATATTTATGGTTCTTTTGCAGGTCGCGTATCTTTCTCCGCCGTTTGGTTTTACTCTCTTTTACATGAAGGGTGCTGCGCCTAAAGACGTTACAATAGAAGAAATATACTCAGCGGCTATCCCATTCATTCTATTACAGATGTTAGGTCTTGCCATAATTATTGCCTTTCCAAAGATAGCGCTGTGGCTTCCACAGTTAATGCAAAATTGA
- a CDS encoding TRAP transporter small permease has protein sequence MLKKFAMQFNRISKYLGDITALIILPLIGLIIYAACKRYFFDSMPSWGYEIPIFIYGMFFLVGGIYCQLNNKHVNVDILPKYVSLKWQTRLQTLSNLLIAGGCLVVAYYASGWAYESMLINERSVHQTDFNPTIWWFKLFVPFSFFFVAIQSIVNIVLPLTKDSLPSKEEN, from the coding sequence ATGTTAAAAAAATTTGCCATGCAATTTAATCGTATTTCAAAATATTTAGGCGACATAACAGCGCTCATTATTCTGCCTTTAATTGGATTAATAATATATGCAGCCTGTAAGCGTTATTTCTTTGATAGCATGCCATCATGGGGATACGAAATTCCTATATTCATTTACGGAATGTTTTTTCTTGTTGGAGGAATCTATTGTCAATTAAACAATAAACATGTTAACGTGGACATCCTTCCGAAATACGTTTCCTTGAAGTGGCAAACTAGACTTCAAACTCTTTCTAATTTACTGATCGCCGGTGGGTGCCTTGTTGTTGCCTATTACGCAAGCGGCTGGGCCTATGAGTCCATGTTGATTAATGAGCGTTCCGTTCATCAGACTGATTTTAACCCAACTATATGGTGGTTTAAACTGTTTGTCCCATTCTCATTCTTTTTTGTAGCCATTCAGTCCATTGTAAATATCGTTTTACCTTTGACAAAAGATTCTTTACCCTCAAAGGAGGAGAACTGA
- a CDS encoding ABC transporter substrate-binding protein yields the protein MKSKKFLSLIAAVAVVLTAAISAFAASAPQGKRVITDQLGRSVTIPQNPKRVVCLMHHALDITLELQAGDRLVGIMKDWDKLLFPGIAEIYPPIKTLPQVGTLTEVNMEELLKVNPDLVIVTHYFPQETLKKIEAAGIPVVAISLYQADFEEASKLNPKLKNPDRAYTIGMKIGVNLLGEIYNKPREAKKLNTFVEDRRALVGDKLSAIPENKKITCYMANPDLYTYGSGKYVGVIMDRAGGINVAREISGYKAVNMEQILKWDPHVIFVQDRYAAQVIPQITKGAAWAQICAVKKHRVYETPEYVKPWGHPCPESMALGELWMAKKLYPERFKDIDINKFVQEFYTTFYGVPYKGKH from the coding sequence ATGAAAAGCAAAAAATTTCTTTCGTTGATTGCAGCCGTAGCTGTCGTTTTGACAGCCGCCATCTCCGCCTTTGCGGCCTCCGCGCCACAAGGCAAGCGTGTAATAACCGACCAGTTGGGACGCAGCGTTACTATCCCACAAAATCCGAAAAGGGTCGTCTGCCTTATGCACCACGCGCTTGACATAACGCTTGAGCTACAGGCTGGAGACAGGCTTGTCGGCATAATGAAAGACTGGGACAAACTGCTCTTCCCGGGCATCGCGGAGATTTATCCGCCAATCAAAACACTGCCGCAGGTCGGCACACTCACTGAAGTCAACATGGAGGAGCTGCTCAAGGTCAACCCCGACCTCGTAATAGTAACGCACTATTTCCCGCAGGAGACGCTGAAAAAGATCGAAGCGGCAGGGATTCCAGTTGTCGCTATTTCGCTCTATCAGGCGGATTTCGAAGAGGCGTCGAAGCTCAACCCTAAGTTGAAAAACCCGGACAGAGCCTATACCATCGGAATGAAAATAGGCGTCAATCTGCTTGGCGAGATATACAATAAACCAAGAGAGGCCAAAAAGCTCAACACATTCGTTGAGGATCGGCGCGCCCTCGTCGGCGACAAACTATCGGCCATCCCCGAGAATAAAAAAATAACCTGCTACATGGCGAACCCAGACCTTTACACCTACGGCAGCGGTAAATACGTCGGCGTAATAATGGACAGAGCCGGAGGCATCAACGTCGCCCGGGAGATAAGCGGTTACAAAGCGGTCAACATGGAGCAGATACTAAAATGGGACCCTCATGTCATCTTCGTGCAGGATCGCTACGCAGCTCAGGTCATACCCCAGATAACCAAGGGGGCGGCCTGGGCGCAGATTTGCGCCGTCAAAAAACATCGAGTTTACGAAACACCGGAATATGTGAAGCCATGGGGACACCCATGCCCTGAGTCAATGGCGCTCGGTGAATTGTGGATGGCGAAAAAACTCTACCCTGAACGCTTTAAAGACATCGATATCAATAAGTTCGTGCAGGAATTCTACACCACTTTCTACGGCGTCCCGTATAAAGGAAAACATTAA
- a CDS encoding iron ABC transporter permease — MGLNGGQNKDRLLQTGLALAVPASFLLSLLIGRYDIPVETLIKMLLSTVLPIEKTWPQTMETVFFQIRLPRITAAFFVGGSLAVSGAIFQGIFKNPLVSPDILGVSYGAGFGAALAILLTNGGLYLQASAIFFGLTAVCAAYAMARLFKGAPVLVLVLSGIIVGAFFHALLSSLKYIADPYDKLPSIIFWLMGSLSRVAPEDLKWSVPAFITGITALYACRWRVNLLALGDEEARSLGVNTTVERGVVIFICTLLSCLAVCLAGTIGWVGLVIPHVGRLFVGSDYRKLIPVSVSLGGIYLILIDNAARALTANEIPLGILTSLIGAPFFALLLIKRRAGWQA; from the coding sequence ATGGGTCTAAATGGCGGCCAAAATAAAGACCGGCTGCTTCAGACGGGGCTGGCGCTGGCCGTACCGGCCTCGTTTCTCCTGTCGTTGCTGATAGGGCGCTACGACATACCGGTTGAGACTCTGATAAAAATGCTGCTTTCGACCGTACTTCCGATAGAAAAAACATGGCCGCAGACGATGGAGACTGTATTTTTTCAGATACGTCTGCCTCGCATCACAGCGGCATTTTTCGTCGGAGGCTCGCTTGCAGTCTCTGGGGCTATATTTCAGGGGATATTTAAAAATCCTCTCGTCTCTCCAGATATTCTGGGAGTCTCCTACGGTGCTGGCTTTGGCGCGGCGTTAGCGATACTGTTGACAAACGGAGGTCTATATCTACAGGCCTCCGCCATTTTTTTCGGCCTAACCGCAGTCTGCGCCGCATACGCAATGGCGCGCCTCTTCAAAGGCGCGCCTGTATTAGTGCTCGTACTCTCAGGAATCATAGTCGGAGCCTTCTTTCACGCGCTGCTTTCGTCTCTGAAATATATAGCAGACCCATACGACAAGCTGCCCTCTATAATTTTCTGGCTCATGGGCTCGCTCTCACGCGTTGCACCAGAGGATCTGAAGTGGAGCGTCCCCGCCTTTATCACTGGCATCACAGCGCTCTACGCCTGCCGTTGGCGCGTCAACCTGCTTGCGCTCGGCGACGAGGAGGCTCGTTCTTTAGGCGTCAACACGACAGTTGAACGTGGCGTTGTAATCTTTATATGCACGCTGCTCTCATGCCTTGCTGTATGCCTCGCCGGAACGATAGGGTGGGTCGGCCTCGTAATACCTCATGTCGGAAGACTCTTTGTCGGATCCGACTACAGAAAGCTCATTCCAGTTTCCGTATCGCTTGGAGGCATATACCTCATTCTCATTGACAACGCAGCACGCGCGCTTACCGCAAACGAAATTCCGTTGGGCATCCTCACCTCGCTAATAGGCGCACCCTTCTTCGCACTGCTGCTAATTAAAAGAAGGGCCGGGTGGCAGGCATGA
- a CDS encoding ABC transporter ATP-binding protein — protein sequence MTLEVLSLFAGYGGKTVIEDISFKLSAGSVLCLLGPNGAGKSTLIKCLAGTAAPLRGEIKIDGKAPREMGRREFAKIVAYIPQSSGPVFPFKVRDMAAMGRTPHKGFFDQPNPKDYARVSEALAQLGLSHLEEKNFTELSGGERQMALFAAALVQEPQILLLDEPTSHLDFGNQIKVLKTVRRLADERGISVLMATHSPEHALFIGDAAAIVRDGKMWPPGAPDEIITEKSISECFAAKVRVIETQDGQKVCFPDKTGLESW from the coding sequence ATGACGCTCGAGGTTCTCTCGTTATTCGCCGGCTACGGAGGGAAAACCGTCATTGAAGACATTTCCTTTAAACTTTCAGCAGGCTCCGTACTCTGCCTGCTTGGGCCTAACGGCGCAGGGAAATCGACGCTGATAAAATGTCTGGCTGGAACAGCCGCGCCTCTGCGCGGTGAAATAAAAATTGACGGCAAGGCGCCGCGCGAAATGGGGCGCAGAGAATTTGCGAAAATTGTAGCCTACATTCCACAAAGTTCGGGTCCCGTATTTCCATTCAAAGTACGCGACATGGCCGCTATGGGGCGTACCCCGCACAAAGGCTTCTTCGACCAGCCGAACCCAAAAGACTACGCTAGGGTAAGCGAGGCTCTTGCGCAGCTTGGGCTCTCGCATCTCGAAGAAAAAAATTTTACAGAGTTATCCGGCGGCGAACGCCAGATGGCGCTCTTTGCCGCAGCGCTTGTGCAGGAACCGCAAATACTTTTGCTTGACGAGCCCACCTCCCATCTTGATTTCGGCAACCAGATCAAGGTGCTCAAGACGGTACGGCGTCTTGCGGACGAAAGAGGCATCAGCGTCCTCATGGCTACGCATTCGCCAGAGCATGCGCTCTTTATAGGGGACGCCGCAGCTATAGTAAGGGACGGGAAAATGTGGCCGCCGGGAGCGCCCGACGAAATAATCACAGAAAAGAGCATAAGCGAATGTTTTGCCGCAAAGGTTCGCGTAATAGAAACACAGGACGGCCAAAAAGTTTGTTTCCCAGACAAAACGGGGCTTGAGTCGTGGTAA